One segment of Panicum virgatum strain AP13 chromosome 1K, P.virgatum_v5, whole genome shotgun sequence DNA contains the following:
- the LOC120653770 gene encoding keratin, type II cytoskeletal 1-like — protein MPDLGGGGGCRSTRACTRAGHNLGSCCNPGLGPSRACAHARASLGGQCGGRAAPGGYGAAPGSGSMLRRWSRGGEDGGCSSSGSGGGGLGGGGSGGPQAPAGGGGPALLGIEQGQGGGEPGWCGYRYGRTATGTVCGSR, from the exons ATGCCCgatttgggcggcggcggcggctgcaggtcCACCCGCGCCTGCACCAGGGCCGGGCACAACCTGGGCAGCTGCTGCAACCCCGGCCTGGGCCCCTCCCGCGCCTGCGCCCACGCCAGGGCCAGCCTGGGCGGCCAGTGCGGCGGCAGGGCGGCCCCAGGCGGCTACGGCGCGGCTCCAGGCAGCGGCTCcatgctgcggcggtggagcagaggaggggaggaCGGCGGCTGCTCCAGCAGCGGATCCGGCGGTGGAGGCCTCgggggcggcggatccggcggccccCAGgcccctgccggcggcggcggccctgccctGCTCGGGATCGAGCAGGGCCAGGGAGGCGGCGAGCCGGGctg GTGTGGGTATCGGTATGGCCGGACAGCTACTGGTACTGTTTGTGGAAGCAGGTGA